The Silene latifolia isolate original U9 population chromosome Y, ASM4854445v1, whole genome shotgun sequence sequence TCTTTTGATAAGCCAGAGAAGAGATGATGTCATGCCTAGGTATCACCACCTTTTGTGAAATTGCTTTGTGCCAATGGATAGTAGGACTGCGAGGTCTAAACCAGTTGTAAGAAGTTGTGACAGTGAACTTATAACGTGTACACCAGTCCTGTAAAAGTGTCTTAGCAGCTGTAGGGGAGCCAGTAGCAGCCAGCAAGTCATCCTTGACAATGAAAATACTCCTGAAACTTTCAGTAAATCTATCTTGTATAGTGGTGTCCCAAATTGAGCAACTGGAAAGATGATAAGCTTTGTGCCAGGCACTCCACAGGCCCTGATGAGGTTGGTCAATCAGCCATAACCATTTAGAAATAAGAGCTTTATTCCATGAAAGAAGCTCCTTAACACCAAATCCACCTTCAGCTAAGGGAGAGTAGATACTAGACCAGCTCTTATCAACCATCCTTCTGTCGTTATCAGCTATGTTCCCAAAGAAAGTTTTGCACAtcttattgatagttttgagCACACTTTTAGGAAGCAAGGCAATGGCACACCAAAAGTTTTTTAGACCAAAGACTACAGTATTAAGGAGTTGAATTCTGCCTGCATAGGATAGAAATTTGGAAGACCATTGTTGAGTGGCAGCTTGAATTTTGTTAATCAGGATACCATACATACCCACAGAAGTCCGGGCAGTATTCAGTGGTCGGTGGACCGGCTCAGAATCTCCTGTAAGTTCttcttcaaaatttgaattttcctTGAGTAGCAGTTGTTGtaggccggttgaccggccgccgACCATGGACCGGCTGAGAGCCACCTGCATCTTCACTTCATAGTTCACATAGGAGGACTCTCAGCCGGTGGACCAGCTGCCGGCCGACAGGCCGAGAGTCCTTTTCTGCTTTACTCTATCCTTCTTCCCCATGCTAGCTTCGTGAGGCTATTTGCTAGGTCCTTTAGTCCTCTCGGGCTCAAATCCTGCAAGGAGAGACAAAAACTAGTAGAACGGGACTAAGAGTATAAAATGCAAGCTAAAGAGGTCAAAAACATCTATATTAGGGACAAAATGCATAGGGAAGAAGGGGGAAAAATGGTACAAAATAAGCGCACATCAAACTTCCCCACTCTTAAACCTTACTCCTCCCCGCGTAAGTGAGTACAAAATAAGCGCACATCAAACTTCCCCACTCTTAAACTTAagctaataatatccgatgataGGTAATTAACAGGctttctccgtcccttcaactcacaacgaaacacaatgaggtatgtgctCCCTTGCAAGGCAAGTAGGGGCTTGCGGAAATTttttgacacatccaacatttaagcacagatcaacatataagatgcatcaTAAAAAgccaaaccgctttcctcatctaagcgacCGTTTTGTTTCAAGAATAAAAGGCCTAGGTCGGAAGATACCATCTTAAAATCCCAACGAGGTCCCAACCCCCTAAGGATGGCTCAAGCAATCCAAATGTGACCACACAAGCCAAAGAAACACATTTTAAGGCGGGAAAGGGGAAACAAGCCTAGTCCTACAAGAATTACATGACACGACCCAAGATTCAACCAAGagagacccatgactaaggggacctagaCTACCGgcttcctcacggttttcactcgtcacacATTTGAAAAAGGGGTATTTTCTTGTGCAAAATGTAACAAAAACAATCTCCTACTATGACTCGTGAAAAGTGCCCGTAATCTAATGTGTAATCCTAACCTATGACCATGTGAGATGCAAAAAGGAAGAATGCACACAAAGTGAAacaaagggttgtaacggggcttaGGGATAGGTcggaacgggattggtgcaagcaccgtttgcaTAATGTGAAGTTCAAATCAAGAAGTTGTCAAATGTCCTTCTTCCCAACTTTATTGAAACAAATGAGCAACGTCTATACCTTAACAAGAATTTGGTttcccaaaataaaataaaaattgtgtaaacccgactcactttggaaaaacattaAATGCTCCCTTTATTGCAAaaaatgagtaacgtctacaccctaacaataatttggttttctaagatcaagcaaaaattgtgtaaacccgactcactttggaaaacATCAAATGCCCACTGTATTTTGCAACACCTTTTTCTACTCCTTTAATGATGCGTAAGGAGTGTTGCTCAGGTTTTTCTCatcaaacataatttaaatatataacaagtaaaattcttttcttttcacatttttcttcttttatgtttttattttctttgatattttcaaaacctcttattcaAGTAATATGCCAAATTAGAAACTAAGACTTCAACACAAATGGATTGTGCACATCCATTAAACCAAGACTCAAATCCTCTTCTTCATACTACCACAAGCTCATAGACAACTTTGTGGATTAAGGTTGGTTGTTTTTGGGTTGTAGTTAGTATAGTAGGTATGCCAAATGAAAGGCTAAGGCTCAAAAGGAATAAACAAAAGTGGAGCTAGTTTAAAGGGTAGAAACAAAGGCaatttggcaatgtgaggctaAAAATGCATGCAACGAGTTTGTTTCAATTCATGTACACAAAAATTAGTATCTCATGGTCTAAGGAACGAATGACACATTTATGCATCTTGAGATGACAcgtctcgcgaggagacctactcacaatcctaaacgAGGGCCGGGTATGGATGAACCGACCCCAAAGGAGGCTTTATTCCTCACTTATAAGTAGTTAGGTCGAAGTCTAGGTCTAGCCTACGGTCCTCTTGATCTCACAAGGCGGTCAAGACTTGTTAGACAtaccctttttcccaaatacTAACCATATAGACACGGGTGCGAGCCACGGGGAGGGGGAAGGCACAATTGGAATGTATCTCATCATAAGGGTATCGTTCTCCCTCCCTAGACCACATTTTAGccaaacatttatatacaaactCCATGCAAAACATAAGGAAATACTACACATATTTACATgttacaaatgcatgcgaaaatctAAATTACATGAAATTGAAACGTGCAACACAATTGTCTAaatcctagcagcacatcaaTAACAGAAACCACAAGTTCCCCAACGGAACATCCAAAGCACAaaatcccgtcctcctccatatatttaacaaaataaaggaaaatggtggtaaaggagaaagagatagaaATGGTTATACCCAGCGTCTTCTAATCTCCTTTTACTTCAAGTGTTTCAAGTGCCTGTGCCACTtgttagacaaaacatatatatacaatgcgtatgtttttggaattttgagattttttaaatttttaggcatttttgaaaatttctcaaatttacaagtaaatataaacaaatatacaCAAAGTAGatattttcctccccacacttaaaatttaCATTATCCTCGATGGAACGAAATGTAGGGAAGAAATAGGTAAAATAAAAGATATGTTTTTGtatatttgaatttttttttaaaattgaaataacatgttttttttgggcctcttccccacacttgatatTTACAACATCTAATAACGGATGAAGAGTGGTTAAAagataattttttaaataaaagaacatatttttggatgtttgaaaataaataacatgtttttatatttttaaataatagaatttcctcaccacacttatttatttatataatttccaatggaaataaatgtgtggaggaaattcggaaataaaatacatgtttttgaagattttttttttttgatttttcaaaattttagtgaTTTTTGGTTAAAGAATGGAATGCATGCTTTAATTCTAAATGCAAAATTAAAGTACAATGCAAATTACACTATATGCATGAAACTACATGGATACTAATTCTAATATATTGACATTAACTAAATACATACTAAattaaaatgcatgcaaaaattaagggaaagtgtaacacccccatttatttaggagcctttaataagacatcccaagtaaataagagcgttactatctcggttccccgaggtagtgaataacaaagtacaacaaaccaaagtaattTAGA is a genomic window containing:
- the LOC141628788 gene encoding uncharacterized protein LOC141628788; this translates as MQVALSRSMVGGRSTGLQQLLLKENSNFEEELTGDSEPVHRPLNTARTSVGMYGILINKIQAATQQWSSKFLSYAGRIQLLNTVVFGLKNFWCAIALLPKSVLKTINKMCKTFFGNIADNDRRMVDKSWSSIYSPLAEGGFGVKELLSWNKALISKWLWLIDQPHQGLWSAWHKAYHLSSCSIWDTTIQDRFTESFRSIFIVKDDLLAATGSPTAAKTLLQDWCTRYKFTVTTSYNWFRPRSPTIHWHKAISQKVVIPRHDIISSLAYQKKLATIDKLTLKGLMIPNWCILCKKDNESHDHLFFDFSFSRVVWQELMDWNHLAGRSNTIDRSWSGACNGK